In a genomic window of Weissella tructae:
- the purM gene encoding phosphoribosylformylglycinamidine cyclo-ligase, which produces MTETNAYAKAGVDIAAGNEAVAKMSTAVSATYNEQVVTGLGGFGAAFALGSGYHDPVLITGADGVGTKLLLAIAANEHQSIGQDLVGMVMNDILAQGAKPLFLLDYLAVDKMRPDTIAEIVAGVAKATAESGAALIGGETAEMPGLYADYHYDLAAFAVGIAEREDLLQPSDVREGDVLIGLPSSGIHSNGYSLVRHVLGIGDDTEAFRQLDPRLKETLLTPTKLYGPAVLPLLTDKNIVSMAHITGGGLTENLPRAYGEHLSAQLHWGSWPRLPIFDELQAAGNLSLADMLRTFNNGLGMVLIVRADKVETVMTDLQARDEPAFVIGEMIAKADESVIYQGDAPWGTK; this is translated from the coding sequence ATGACGGAAACGAATGCTTACGCTAAAGCTGGGGTAGACATTGCCGCGGGTAACGAAGCAGTCGCTAAGATGAGTACAGCAGTTTCAGCGACTTATAATGAGCAAGTTGTGACGGGCCTAGGTGGTTTTGGAGCCGCCTTTGCGCTGGGGAGTGGTTATCATGATCCTGTATTGATTACTGGTGCTGATGGGGTTGGGACGAAATTACTCTTGGCAATTGCGGCTAATGAACATCAATCAATTGGCCAAGATTTGGTCGGCATGGTGATGAACGACATTCTGGCGCAAGGTGCCAAGCCATTGTTTCTGTTAGACTATTTGGCCGTTGATAAAATGCGTCCGGACACGATTGCAGAAATTGTGGCGGGTGTCGCCAAAGCAACTGCTGAAAGTGGTGCTGCATTAATTGGGGGTGAAACGGCAGAAATGCCGGGTCTATACGCGGATTATCATTATGATCTAGCCGCCTTTGCTGTTGGGATTGCAGAACGTGAAGATTTGTTACAACCGAGTGACGTACGTGAAGGGGATGTCTTGATTGGTTTGCCATCAAGTGGGATTCATTCAAATGGCTATTCATTAGTCCGACATGTCTTAGGCATTGGGGACGATACTGAGGCATTTCGTCAGCTTGATCCGAGATTAAAAGAGACGCTTTTAACACCCACAAAACTTTATGGACCGGCCGTATTGCCATTATTAACTGATAAAAACATTGTCAGTATGGCACATATTACCGGTGGTGGTTTAACTGAAAATCTACCACGTGCATATGGTGAACATCTAAGTGCTCAATTACATTGGGGAAGTTGGCCACGCTTACCAATCTTTGATGAGTTGCAAGCAGCGGGTAATCTGAGTTTAGCTGATATGTTGCGGACATTTAACAATGGTTTGGGGATGGTTTTAATTGTTCGTGCCGATAAGGTTGAAACCGTTATGACAGACTTGCAAGCACGTGACGAACCCGCATTTGTGATTGGTGAAATGATTGCGAAAGCAGATGAATCAGTCATCTATCAAGGAGACGCACCATGGGGCACAAAGTAA
- the purN gene encoding phosphoribosylglycinamide formyltransferase, producing the protein MGHKVRLAVMASGRGSNFESLYAAIQDRQLPAEIVRVIVDRPDIRAIRLAESYGIPVTRIDYKAHATRTETERAALDILHADGVQGILLAGYMRLLSEQFIQTFDNRIINIHPALLPSFPGRHGIEDAWDYGVKYLGATVHYVDAGIDTGRIINQAVVKREPEDTIETIEVKIHAAEHVLYPDTLEQLLNEGIFN; encoded by the coding sequence ATGGGGCACAAAGTAAGATTAGCGGTGATGGCATCAGGACGTGGTTCTAATTTTGAGTCACTCTATGCGGCCATTCAAGACCGGCAATTACCAGCTGAGATTGTCCGTGTGATTGTTGATCGACCAGACATTCGGGCGATACGTTTAGCTGAATCATACGGTATTCCGGTTACGAGAATTGATTACAAAGCACATGCGACTCGAACAGAAACAGAGCGAGCGGCGTTGGATATCTTACATGCTGATGGTGTGCAAGGTATTCTACTGGCCGGTTATATGCGACTTCTGAGTGAACAATTTATTCAAACCTTTGATAACCGTATCATCAATATTCATCCAGCCTTATTACCCAGTTTTCCAGGGCGACATGGGATTGAAGATGCTTGGGACTATGGCGTGAAATATCTAGGCGCGACCGTACATTATGTCGACGCTGGAATTGATACAGGTCGCATTATTAATCAAGCGGTTGTTAAGCGTGAACCAGAAGACACGATTGAAACAATTGAAGTCAAAATACATGCCGCCGAGCATGTATTGTATCCAGACACACTAGAACAACTACTGAATGAGGGGATATTTAACTAA
- the purF gene encoding amidophosphoribosyltransferase → MADERVTTSSLNEECGIFGIWGTPEAANLTYYGLHALQHRGQEGAGIVSNDQGKLIQERGKGLLSDIFRNPARLERLSGEAAIGHVRYATAGSNGLENVQPLLANFSDMQLSLAHNGNITNAVTLRQALEKDGAIFQSSSDTEILLHLIRRSKAETFEEQFKEALNQLRGGFAFLLLTPEGLYAALDPHGFRPFVVGQLPDGQYVVTSETAALANIGATFVHDVQPGELLKIDDNGLVMDRYTDKTDLHIDVMEYIYFARPDSTIYGVNVHNARKQMGAALAREHDVAADMVVGVPNSSLSVAIGYADESGIPNDMGLVKNQYIARTFIEPTQERRERAVRMKLSAVPEVVAGKRIVLVDDSLVRGTTSKYIVQMLREAGAAEIHVRIASPEFKYPAFYGVDMQTTDELLAAHYSVQEMSDLIGADSLAFLSLDGLVDAINLPYKGVGTGLTTAYFDGHYPAPVYDYEPALETLIAADAVTFASEPQTQYEPLSEVK, encoded by the coding sequence ATGGCTGATGAACGCGTAACAACTAGTTCATTGAACGAAGAATGTGGGATTTTTGGTATCTGGGGAACACCAGAAGCGGCTAATTTAACTTACTATGGCTTACATGCTTTACAACATCGTGGTCAAGAAGGCGCTGGAATTGTGTCTAATGACCAAGGGAAACTCATTCAAGAACGCGGTAAAGGCTTGCTAAGTGATATTTTCCGTAATCCAGCGCGTTTGGAACGTTTGTCTGGGGAAGCAGCGATTGGCCATGTACGTTATGCGACCGCAGGCTCAAATGGTTTAGAAAATGTACAACCTTTGTTGGCCAATTTCTCAGACATGCAATTGTCATTAGCGCACAACGGAAACATTACCAATGCAGTGACTTTGCGCCAAGCATTAGAAAAAGATGGCGCGATTTTCCAATCCTCTTCTGATACGGAAATTTTATTACATTTGATTCGTCGTTCAAAGGCCGAAACATTTGAAGAACAATTCAAAGAGGCGTTGAATCAATTACGCGGGGGCTTTGCTTTCTTATTACTAACACCAGAGGGACTCTATGCTGCATTGGATCCACATGGTTTCCGTCCATTTGTCGTTGGACAATTGCCAGATGGTCAATATGTTGTGACATCTGAAACAGCTGCGTTAGCCAATATTGGCGCAACCTTTGTTCATGATGTACAACCAGGTGAATTGCTAAAAATTGATGATAATGGTTTAGTGATGGATCGTTACACAGATAAAACGGACTTGCACATTGATGTCATGGAGTATATCTATTTTGCACGACCTGACTCAACGATTTACGGTGTGAATGTGCATAATGCACGTAAGCAGATGGGCGCAGCCTTAGCACGTGAACATGATGTTGCCGCTGATATGGTTGTCGGTGTGCCAAATTCATCTTTGTCAGTTGCGATTGGTTACGCAGATGAATCTGGGATTCCAAATGATATGGGCTTGGTGAAAAATCAATATATTGCCCGTACATTTATTGAACCAACCCAAGAACGTCGTGAACGTGCAGTGCGTATGAAGTTGAGTGCGGTCCCAGAAGTTGTCGCAGGTAAGCGTATTGTCTTAGTGGATGATTCATTAGTTCGAGGGACAACGTCAAAGTATATTGTGCAAATGTTACGTGAAGCAGGGGCCGCTGAAATTCATGTCCGTATTGCTTCACCAGAATTTAAATATCCTGCCTTCTATGGGGTGGACATGCAAACAACGGATGAGTTATTAGCAGCCCATTATTCAGTCCAAGAAATGAGTGACTTAATTGGGGCTGACTCATTAGCCTTTCTATCATTAGATGGGCTCGTGGATGCCATCAACTTACCTTATAAAGGGGTAGGAACTGGTCTAACCACAGCTTACTTTGACGGTCATTATCCAGCACCGGTTTATGATTATGAACCAGCGTTAGAAACATTAATCGCGGCGGATGCCGTGACTTTTGCAAGTGAACCACAGACACAATATGAACCACTAAGTGAAGTGAAATGA